From a region of the Hemibagrus wyckioides isolate EC202008001 linkage group LG06, SWU_Hwy_1.0, whole genome shotgun sequence genome:
- the si:ch211-202p1.5 gene encoding endothelin-1, producing MDLNSILFLSAILMMEQKVFTASTVPMSQARRGSPSQLGSKPPHREKRCSCENLKDRECVYFCHIGIVWVNTPSQVVPYGVGFLQMRTRRQVERCFCKDRRDTECVKFCSRRGENTSLRSSPRSSLLKNSLQPR from the exons ATGGATTTGAACTCCATCCTCTTCCTCAGTGCCATTCTGATGATGGAACAGAAAG TCTTCACAGCCTCCACAGTCCCCATGTCTCAGGCTCGGAGAGGTTCACCCTCTCAGCTCGGCTCCAAGCCTCCACATCGTGAGAAACGCTGCTCCTGTGAGAACCTGAaggacagagagtgtgtgtacttctGCCACATCGGAATTGTTTGGGTCAACACACCCAG TCAGGTGGTTCCATACGGCGTCGGTTTCCTCCAGATGCGCACGAGAAGACAGGTGGAGCGATGCTTTTGCAAAGATCGCAGAGACACCGAGTGTGTGAAGTTCTGCTCTCGCAG AGGTGAAAATACAAGCCTGAGATCCTCACCAAGATCCTCACTCTTAAAGAACAGTCTACAACCAAGGTGA